The following are encoded in a window of Odocoileus virginianus isolate 20LAN1187 ecotype Illinois unplaced genomic scaffold, Ovbor_1.2 Unplaced_Scaffold_19, whole genome shotgun sequence genomic DNA:
- the LOC110148318 gene encoding olfactory receptor 10G9-like, translating to MTNMSLVTTFILMGLPHAPELDTFLFGIFLVIYVLTVVGNLLIMLVIIMDPHLHTPMYSFLSNLSFIDMWYCTVSTPKMLMTLVSPEGSAISFPSCVAQLYSFHFLGSTECFLYTVMSYDRFLAISYPLRYASMMSGRTCALLATTTWLSGSVHSAVQTTLTFRLPFCGPNQIQHYICDAPPILKLACADTSTVEMVIFVSVGVVASGCFLLIVLSYTSIIHSILKIRTSEGRWRAFQTCASHCTVVLCFFGPGVFIYLRPGSEEVVDRIVAVFYTVMTPLLNPVVYTLRNKEVKKALLKFKDSHVLTKQ from the coding sequence ATGACAAACATGAGCCTGGTGACAACGTTCATCCTCATGGGCCTTCCACACGCACCAGAGCTGGACACATTCCTCTTTGGAATCTTCCTGGTGATCTATGTCCTCACTGTGGTGGGGAACCTACTCATCATGCTGGTGATTATCATGGATCCTCACCTGCACACACCCATGTACTCCTTCCTGAGCAACCTGTCCTTCATTGACATGTGGTACTGCACGGTCAGTACACCCAAAATGCTGATGACCCTGGTGTCCCCAGAAGGCAGTGCTATCTCCTTTCCCAGCTGTGTGGCCCAGCTCTACTCCTTCCACTTCCTGGGCAGCACCGAGTGCTTCCTCTACACCGTCATGTCCTATGACCGCTTCCTGGCCATCAGTTACCCGCTCAGGTATGCCAGCATGATGAGTGGGAGGACCTGCGCTCTCCTGGCCACAACCACGTGGCTCAGTGGCTCTGTTCACTCTGCTGTCCAGACCACACTGACATTCCGTTTGCCCTTCTGCGGACCCAACCAGATCCAGCATTACATCTGTGATGCCCCACCTATCCTCAAACTGGCCTGTGCAGACACGTCCACTGTGGAGATGGTGATCTTTGTCAGCGTTGGGGTGGTGGCCTCAGGCTGCTTTCTTCTTATAGTGCTGTCCTACACGTCCATCATCCATTCCATCCTGAAGATCCGCACCTCAGAAGGGAGATGGAGAGCCTTCCAGACCTGTGCCTCCCACTGCACTGTGGTCCTGTGCTTCTTTGGCCCTGGTGTTTTCATTTACCTGAGACCAGGCTCCGAGGAGGTTGTGGACAGGATTGTGGCTGTTTTCTACACTGTGATGACGCCCCTTCTGAACCCTGTGGTCTACACCCTGAGGAACAAGGAAGTGAAGAAAGCTCTGTTGAAGTTTAAAGACAGTCATGTACTCACAAAGCAATAA